The Planifilum fulgidum genomic sequence TGACGGGCGAAGGACGCATGGACGGCCAGTCCCTCCACGGGAAGGCGCCGGTGGGATTGGCCCGGATGGCCAAGCGGCACGAGGTGCCCGTCGTCGCCTTCGCCGGAGCCGTCGGCGAGGATGCGGAGCGGCTTCATCGGGAGGGATTCGCGGCGGTGCTGCCCATCGTCGACGGGCCGATCCCGTTGGAGGAAGCCATGAGGCGGGGCGGGGAACTGCTGGAGCGGTCCGTCTACCGCTTTTTTCGGGGAGCGGCCGCCATCGGCCGGTTGCTGGACCGGTCTTCTCCGCCGGAAGAAGAGAGTGCCCGCATCCATGATCTGTGAAGGGGACTTTTGCCATCGTTTTCCCCGTCGCCCAAACCGTGCTATAATGGGAAGAACTGTTAAGGGATCATCAAGGGGGTTTTCAGCGTGCCCGCCGAGCAGACCAAACAATTGTGCAGGCTGGCGAAGGACCGGTTGAAAGAGGCGATTCGCCTGCTGGAGGATTTTTTGAACTATACCCACATTCCCCGACTGATGGAGGAAACGCCGGAATCGGAAAAGGAAGGAATGGAGGAGTATTACCGGGAATATTTGTCGGACCTTCGGGTGCTTTTGGTATCCTGTCAGGTGGCCTATGAGAAGGTCAGTCTGGTGTTGCGCCGCGCCACCTTCAAACGGGAATTTGCGGAAAAAGTGTTGAGTGAAATTGTCCACGGCTGCATCTACAATTTCTATTACCCGCGCAACGAAGTATATGAAGAGGACGGCCGCTATTGCTACACCCAACAGGAGGCGATCAAGTTCCGGCGTCAACCGGCCGAATCCCTGCGCAAACTGACGATCGATCTGTCCCGCATTTTTGAAATCCTGCGCGATGAATTGGATTATTACGAAACCGACTACATCACCCGGCTGCGGATGTTGAAGATGGACTGAGGTCGCGGGTGTTTCCGAAGGGATGCCACATGAGGGATGCCACATGCTGTGGGCCCTTTTTTTTCCGGATTTGTCGAAAATCCGTGACAAAATTTGTCGGATACGGTACAATCAAATGGAGCGGTGGTCTTTGCACGGTTTCATCGAGGGAAGAGGGGGAATCGAAATGTCCGGATCCGGGATGACACTCCAGCACGATTTAAAATTTTATCCGTCGGACAAGCCGTTGGCGGAGAACGACTATCGGCGGGAGAAAGAACGGATTTTGCGGAAGGTTTCATCGGACCCGAACCCAGACCACTATCTGGAGCTGGCTCAGCTGGAGTACCGCAGGGGATTGTACGAGGAATCCAAGAAAGCGGTGGAGAAAGCGCTTCAGGAACGTCCGGACTTCCCGGAGGGCGAGCTTTTCTTGTCGAAAATCCTGGAGAAGATGGACAGGGAAGCAGAAGCGGAACAAGCCTTTCTCAAGCTGATGGAACGGCATCCCTCCTACAGTTGCGCATACCGGGAATACGCCCGGTTTCTGCTGGAGAAAAAAGAGCAGACCCACCGCGCGGAATGCCTTTTGCTGCGCGGATTGGAGCTGAATCCGCAGGACGGTCTCGCCCATGCGCTTCTGGCTGAAATTTATGCGCAAACCGGCCGCGAAAGGCAGGCCGTGCTCCACCTGCGCATCGCTTCCCGCCGTGACGGAGACACCTATTTGCACCAGAGCTGCGGCAAGGTATTTTTTCAGATGGGGAAATACAGCGAGGCGGCGGAGCAGTTCCGCCTCGCCTTGATGGCCGATCCCCGAAACAAGACGGCGAGAAGCCAATTGAAGCTGGTTTTGAAATTGCAAAGAAAAGGAATTCTTTCTTTGGCAAAAATTCCATGGCTGAGAAGAAGCAATCCGGCGGGAGAAAGGTAAAATCGCAATCCTTTTGAAAAAAACATCAGGCAAACATCGACAAATTTCGTTCTTTGTGCTATGATATTCGTGTAGGCGGGTTGATCTCCTCGCTTACTACCACGCTTCTAAACTCCTTAATCTTGACCCTCTTTCACTTGGACCAGGGCGGCTTATCCTGGTCTTTTGTTTTTATACCACCTTTTCTGTAACAAATAACCCCTTTCAACCATTTTGTTTTTTAAAAATATTGCCCCCGCACGACTCCTTCATTGACGTTCCCGTCAAACCTTCAGTAATCTGAAAGAGAGGAAACCCTCACCATGAGGTTGGAAGGGGGAGAACTGGGATGGGGGACAACGACTATTTCGTGCTGCGGGGATCCGTCGTCCTGGCCGACGGGATTCTGGAAGAGGGGATGGTGGTGATTCGGGGGGAACGGATCGCATATGTGGGACCGCCGCTGTCCCGATTCACGGATCCCCGGAGGGAGTTTTCCGTCTCCGGTTATATTTGGCCCGGACTGATCGATCTTCATGTGCACGGAGCCGGGGGAGCGGACGTGATGGACGCCACTCCGAAATCCCTGGCGACGATTTCCCGGACGCTGGTTCGACACGGCGTGACCGGATTTTTGGCGACGACGGTGACCATGCCGAAACATCGGCTTGAGCAGGTATTCCATACCGTGGCGGAGGTGGCCTCTTCCCTGGAGGGAGCCCGGGTGCTGGGAATCCACCTGGAGGGCCCCTGGATTTGTCCTCGCCATCGGGGAGCGCAAAATCCCGAATACATCGTCGATCCCGATCCGGAGGAGGCGATGTGGGCGCTGAAAAATTCCAGGGGAATGCTGCGCGTCGTAACGATGGCTCCCGAACGCCCGAAGGGATTGGAGACGGTCCGCCTCCTCTCGTCCAAGGGGGTGATCGTTTCCATCGGCCATACCGGGGCCACCTACGAACAGGCCCTGTCGGCGATTGACGCGGGCGCCTCCCAGGTGACCCACTGCTTCAACGGGATGACCGGCCTGCACCATCGGAGCCCGGGGGTGGCCGGAGCCGCGCTGACGGAAGATCGCCTCTACGCGGAGCTGATCGCCGACGGGTTCCACGTCCACCCGGCGGTGATCAAACTTTTGGCCACATTGAAGGGAGACAGCGACAAACTGATTCTCATTTCCGACGGCATCCGGGCCGTCGGAATGCCGGACGGGGAATACGAATTGGGCGGCCTGCCGGTGTTTGCCCGGGAGGGGAAGGTGGTTCTGGCCGACGGCAGCCTCGCCGGCAGCCTGCTCACCCTGGACCGGGCTGTGCGGAACATGGTGGAATTCACCGGCATGCCGCTTTGGAAGGCGGTACGGATGGCTTCCCTCGTCCCTGCCCGCCGCTTGGGATTGGACGGGGATCTGGGCAGCCTGGAGACGGGAAAACGCGCCGACCTCGTGGTGACGGACGAATCGTGCCATGTGTTGAAGGTGTGGATCCGCGGAAAGTGCGTCTATGACCGGGAAACCTCCTACGATTGATCTCTTATTGCACGGACATCCGCTCGCGTTTCAGAGAAACTTGCGAAGATCCCGCTATCTGCGGCGGGATTTGAGACGGCCGTCTTTCCCCGCTTGGGAATCGGGGGCGATTTCTCGCCTTCGAGGCGGATCGCCCGACGAAAAATCGCTCTTTCCGGGCACTTTGCCAACAGCCTGAAATCCCGCCTCCTACGGCGGGATTTTTTTTCTATCAGAGGGGGCACCATTTGTCGGGCAGGACAATACACTATAACAGAGCCATGTCAGATAGGGGAGCAAAGGGGGGAAAACCTTGAGAGGTCGCTGTTGGACAAAAAAAGAGGATCAAATATTGGCGGAGACCGTTTTGCGCCACGTGCGCGAAGGAAGCACGCAGCTGGAAGCCTTTGAAGAAGTGGCGCGCAAATTGGGGAGAACACCCGGAGCGTGCGGATTCCGGTGGAACGCCGTGGTCCGGCGCAGGGAAGAAAAAAATTTCCTCGAGGCGAAAAAGCAGCGGCTCGCCAAACATTTCAAAAATAGACGGACGGATACGGTCGATTCCCTCAAACATCTGATTCAGATGCTTCGTCGGCACGAAAAGGAGTTCCATGCCTTGGTGGATCACGTCAATCAATTGGGAAAGCAATTGGAAGAGAAGGAGAGGGAGTATGAACGGCTCGCCGAGGAGAATCGCCGGCTGACCGAACAGCTGGAAACGGTGGACCGGCTCAGGGAACTATTGACGGAGCGGTATTCCGAATTGTTCCAACTGCTCAGCAGTGTCCGTCCGGACAAGGAACCCGACGGCGATGCCGTGGTGCACGCGATTTCCTCCGCCGCGGAATCTTCGGAAGGGAAGACGGATGCGGACACGGGGGAAAAAAATCGAACATAAATTGAAGGAAACATGAAGCCGAAAGGGTGTTATCTTTGAACGAAACCCGTCGGCAGGCCGGTCGGGACCGAAGGCGCGGAACCGAAAAAACTCCCCGATCATTGAAGCCCGCGGTGTCGCAGGCGCGCCAGGGCATGGACAGATGGGATCTTAAAAGGCTCGCCGAACGAATGGAGCAGCTGGAGAAGAAACAGCGCCTGCTCGTCGCGGAAGCCGCCCGTCTGCGGGAGGAGAACCGCTTCCTCCGGAAGGAAGTGAAAATCCTGGGGGACGTGGTGCTGGAAGTTTACCATTTTTTGTACCAGCTGCTGGGAAAAAAGCCGCCGGACGGCCGGATCCATTCGAGGGCGGATCGGTCCTGACCGCCGCAGGACGCGGAGTTCCTTTGCCCGGGCAGAGGAAGAGGCCCCTTTAACCGCTGGAGACGCTGGGCCGTCATCCCGCGGCTTTTTTGTCGGCGGGACGGTGCGAAATTGGGCGGGCGGGCTTGGGCAAAAGCAGTTGTCATGTGCTGCGCTCCCACATAAGTTGAAAGGAGCCAATCACAGATGGGAGGAATAGCGGGCATGGCAAACAAGGGCCCTTCCGTGAAGGAATTGACCCAGATGATCAATTCGGTTCTGGGCCAGTCGGTGCTCACGGAACAACAGATGAACCAGATTCTTCAAGGCGCGAAAAAAGCCCACCAGCAGGGGGGGATGGGTGCGGTCCTGGATTACCTGATGAGGGTGACCCAGGTCGATGTGAGCAAACAGGAACTGAAACAGTTTGCCGATTCGATCCGGTCCAATCCGAAGGTGGGAATGGACATTCTTCAGGGGAAGCGGTCTCCCGGTTCGGTCGGGAGAAAGCGGCGCAGATGACTGAGAAGGGGCCGTCATCCGGCGATGACGTCCCCGTTTTTTTGTGCTAAGGGCCGCATCGCCTTTCATAAGCCCCGGGCCAATGATCCATACTATGATCAGCTTGGAAAAAGGAGGGAACAGGTTGGAGCAGCTGACCCAGATGGAGCTTCTTCAGGTGCAGGAACTGCTGAAGGTGGAGGAGCTGGCTTCCCGGAAGTATCAGCGGTATGCCGAGCAGTGCAAGGATGACGAACTGAAGCGGATGTTCCGGGAAGCCTCCGACCTGCACCGGCAGCACATGGACACGCTGGTGCAGGAGATGCGCCGGCACAGCGGAAGAGCGGACAGGTCCCACTGATCGCGGATAGCCGGGGGAAAGATCCCTTGCAGGAGGGAGGTTGTCCAAATGGATTTTTTGGAACGGGAAATGGCTCAGGATATGCTGCTGATGGAAAAGCAGCTGACGCAATCCTACACCACGGCGGAGACGGAATGCGCCAACGAGGGCCTGCGGAAAACGTTGCACCGGCTCCACGAGGATACGGAATCGATGCATGCCCGGTTGTTTCACGCGATGCATCAGCGGGGATGGTACCAGACGCCGGTTGCCGGACAGCAGGCGATTGAAACGGCCATTCTCTCCTGGGAGCAGAAGGAGTTGAGGGGAGAACGGCGGGAAACCCCGCGATGATGCGTAGAGGTTTTGCCCGCGTGGACGGTTTTCGAGGGAAAGGAGGGATCCGATGATCTCTTGGCTGATGCACCGCATGACCAATGTGGTGGTGGACGCAATCGTCAACCGGGTGCTGCAGGACCCCTATACCGAGAATCTGTTTTCTTTCCTCACCATCGCCCAGAAACTGACGCCGCGGGCTATCGTGGAGGCGGGGATGCGGGCGGAATCGGGAAAACCCCTGGAACGCCCCCTGGGCAGTCCGGTGGTTTTGTCCCCCTGGGAGAAGCTGCTGTTCAATCCCGTTCACCTGTACCGTCTTCCCACCCCCGACGGGGTGCAGATTGCGACGGAGGTGACGATCGGCCCGAGGGCCCGGAGGCCCTTGACGCTGGAGATCCCGGTGTTGATTTCCGGAATGTCCTACGGCGGCGCCCTCGGATTGAAGGCCAAGATCGCCCTGGCCCGCGGCGCCTCCCTGGCCGGGACGGCCACCAATTCCGGAGAGGCGCCCTTGATCGAAGAAGAGCGGAAGGAAGCCAAGTTCTTCATCGGCCAGTACAACCGGGGCGGGTGGATGAACACGGATGAGCAATTGAAGCGGCTGGATGCCATTGAAATCCAATTGGGGCAGGGGGCTCAGGCGGCGGCGCCGATGGGCACCCGTTCCTGGCAGATCGATGAAACCTTCCGGAAACGGTTCAACCTGGCCGAGGGGGAAGACGCCCGGATCCACACCCGCCTGCCGGGGATGAACCGGGTGGAGGATTTTCCGCCGCTGGTCCGGGAGCTTCGGGAGCGTTACGGCGTCCCGGTGGGACTGAAAACCTGCGCCACCCACTATCTGGAGCGCGAGATTGATGTGGCGCTGGAGGGGGGAATCGACTATATCGTCGTGGACGGTGCGGAAGCGGGAACCCACGGCGGGCCGACGATCCTTCAGGATGATGTGGGTTTGCCCACCCTGCACGCCCTGGCCCGAACCGTCCGCCATCTGGAGCGGCGGGGCGTGAAGCGGGATGTGTCGGTGATCGCCGCCGGGGGATTGACGACGCCGGGCCATTTTCTCAAGGCGATGGCTCTCGGGGCGGATGCCGTCTACATCGGTTCGATCGCCCTGGTGGCGATGCTCCAAACCCAGATGAACATCGCCTCCCCCTTTGAACCTCCGGTTCAGACGGTTTTGTACCACGGGAAGTTCAAAGAGGACATCGATGTGGAAAAGGGAGCGGAGCACCTGGCCAAATTTCTCAAATCCTGCGTCGAGGAAATGAAAATGGTGGCTTACGCCCTGGGCAAGACGGATCTCAATCAGATCGACCGGAGCGACCTGGTCTGCGTCGATCGGGAGCTGGCCCGCCTTCTGGGTGTCGACTACGCGGGGCTGCCCCGGGAGGAGCAACA encodes the following:
- a CDS encoding FMN-binding glutamate synthase family protein: MISWLMHRMTNVVVDAIVNRVLQDPYTENLFSFLTIAQKLTPRAIVEAGMRAESGKPLERPLGSPVVLSPWEKLLFNPVHLYRLPTPDGVQIATEVTIGPRARRPLTLEIPVLISGMSYGGALGLKAKIALARGASLAGTATNSGEAPLIEEERKEAKFFIGQYNRGGWMNTDEQLKRLDAIEIQLGQGAQAAAPMGTRSWQIDETFRKRFNLAEGEDARIHTRLPGMNRVEDFPPLVRELRERYGVPVGLKTCATHYLEREIDVALEGGIDYIVVDGAEAGTHGGPTILQDDVGLPTLHALARTVRHLERRGVKRDVSVIAAGGLTTPGHFLKAMALGADAVYIGSIALVAMLQTQMNIASPFEPPVQTVLYHGKFKEDIDVEKGAEHLAKFLKSCVEEMKMVAYALGKTDLNQIDRSDLVCVDRELARLLGVDYAGLPREEQHLAWTEEKDPWDFAKPISGEPGRAREAEAPPPVH
- a CDS encoding DUF2383 domain-containing protein; protein product: MEQLTQMELLQVQELLKVEELASRKYQRYAEQCKDDELKRMFREASDLHRQHMDTLVQEMRRHSGRADRSH
- the nagA gene encoding N-acetylglucosamine-6-phosphate deacetylase, whose amino-acid sequence is MGDNDYFVLRGSVVLADGILEEGMVVIRGERIAYVGPPLSRFTDPRREFSVSGYIWPGLIDLHVHGAGGADVMDATPKSLATISRTLVRHGVTGFLATTVTMPKHRLEQVFHTVAEVASSLEGARVLGIHLEGPWICPRHRGAQNPEYIVDPDPEEAMWALKNSRGMLRVVTMAPERPKGLETVRLLSSKGVIVSIGHTGATYEQALSAIDAGASQVTHCFNGMTGLHHRSPGVAGAALTEDRLYAELIADGFHVHPAVIKLLATLKGDSDKLILISDGIRAVGMPDGEYELGGLPVFAREGKVVLADGSLAGSLLTLDRAVRNMVEFTGMPLWKAVRMASLVPARRLGLDGDLGSLETGKRADLVVTDESCHVLKVWIRGKCVYDRETSYD
- a CDS encoding DUF3907 family protein codes for the protein MPAEQTKQLCRLAKDRLKEAIRLLEDFLNYTHIPRLMEETPESEKEGMEEYYREYLSDLRVLLVSCQVAYEKVSLVLRRATFKREFAEKVLSEIVHGCIYNFYYPRNEVYEEDGRYCYTQQEAIKFRRQPAESLRKLTIDLSRIFEILRDELDYYETDYITRLRMLKMD
- a CDS encoding tetratricopeptide repeat protein; amino-acid sequence: MSGSGMTLQHDLKFYPSDKPLAENDYRREKERILRKVSSDPNPDHYLELAQLEYRRGLYEESKKAVEKALQERPDFPEGELFLSKILEKMDREAEAEQAFLKLMERHPSYSCAYREYARFLLEKKEQTHRAECLLLRGLELNPQDGLAHALLAEIYAQTGRERQAVLHLRIASRRDGDTYLHQSCGKVFFQMGKYSEAAEQFRLALMADPRNKTARSQLKLVLKLQRKGILSLAKIPWLRRSNPAGER
- a CDS encoding spore coat protein, with product MDFLEREMAQDMLLMEKQLTQSYTTAETECANEGLRKTLHRLHEDTESMHARLFHAMHQRGWYQTPVAGQQAIETAILSWEQKELRGERRETPR